Part of the Xiphophorus couchianus chromosome 19, X_couchianus-1.0, whole genome shotgun sequence genome is shown below.
GTTCCAGTCTAAccacaaatttaaaatcaaGTATTCAGATCGAAACAGTTCTTTACGGAGCGTTATCAGTGTCAAAACTTAAGTTATCTTTGGAGCTAAAGAAGAACTATCTAGAGCAGTGCTTCTTAAACTTTTTTAGGCTGAGAACCACTTACtccatttaacaaacactcacAGACCACCTAACTTAAAATTTCCCTCGTAAAAATACACCTTAATATTTACaacctgaaacaaaaagattCGTCTCTTAACTCATTGTCTTTGTTCCTCCTGATATGAAACGTGGCGGTGTATTGTAAATGTGACTGGCGACAGTAAAACCGTAAATAAgtcattttgagttatttacagttTCTGAAATCTAATGATaggaaacatggaaaacaaaaagctctTTACCTAACTTGTGTGCACTAATAAAGTTTTAGGGCTATCTGTAATTTAGAAgcatattaaaagaaaaatataattttagttactttggtaaaaacaaaaatattttttcagccAGTAGATAGTCcagcataaataattttattttaggtgttaaaATGCAGTCAGTCAGCGTGGGGCGCAGCGCCGTTCACCGCCTCTGACCCAGATCTGCAAACCTGCAGCATgctatgtaaaaacaaaagttctgcaaCTCACACTGAGAAACTTTCCACCAGAAAGGGGTATTAAGAACGGGtttttatccattattatttttaaacacaatcctttgTAAGCTAACTGTAGTGTCGCACTTTGAGCTCACTACATGAGTGAGTCAGAGGACCACAATTTGAGAAAGACTGATTACCAtacattgattattgcaacagtgtcttcaatGACGTTCACATTAAAAGAGAGACTGTCATTGGAGTTTCAGATTACAGCTTCTAAATCTAAACACAGAGTTTATAAAGCAAGATGTTCACAGAGTGTTTTCTTCCACAACAGAACGAAACTTTTATCCAAATATTGAGTTGTAACAAAACAGAGAATAACTGTGTCAGTACAACAGTTCTAGtcccaaatttaaaaaaagcagtgaCAAATTCTGCCGTAAAAGCAAAAAACTCACTTCCAGAAATCATTCCAACACAAGTGTCTCATCATAATGGAGACAGAATTTCTTGACATCTACTTTGATTTTAGACtaatattgtgtgtttttattaacgCCCTAAAACCACCAGACCTGTTtgaaatttaatataaatagtTGGCAGAAAACAACCATGACACTCTAAAACATCACAGATCATTCATGTTGTACTTAAGTAGTTCAACTCATTTACAATATTACATGTTTTGTAAATACAGGAAATAGTTCATTTGAATGTATGGCATTCCGCAAGGCTCCCTTTAAGTCCCACACTTTTCAATCTGCAGTACAGCAActgaaaagtaaattttcatTGAAATGCTGATTATGACACGTATCTGCTGATATATtaccatattttatttattatattataatataattatattatttattatattgttatatttttagtCATGAACGGGAGAGAATTTCCTTCAACTCAATCAGGAGAAAAATGAATCTTTAGCTTCGTTTGGCACAGACGAGGAGAAACTAACACTTTGAATAACTTACAGGACAAagtgattattaataaaaatattttttattaagctcCATGTTCCTGAAGTGATTCTGATTACAAATACACATTCTAAcaggatattttaaaatcataattataAATAAGGGCATGTAATGAATATTCTCACAATTTTCTGAGTGCAGAATCAAAAACTACTGTCTTTGTTCCACTGGGGGTAGATTTTCTAAGCTTCAGTGgactgggttctggttctggttctggttctagggCACATTGCTCTCGAGCCACGCTTTGATTTCGGCCTCGTTCTTCTGGATCCACTCGATGTTGTTCCTCACCGTCTCCAGCGCCTGCTTCCTGGGCATTTCTCCGGCTCCAGCATCTTTAGTCAGATTGAAGAAATTTTCCATCTGAAGGTCCAGAGAGAAAAATACGACAAACAAAggagaacaaaaagaaatcaaacgACAAGAGGGATAAATTCAGAACCAGTTTAGGCTTAAAGTGATTTCTCTAACAtcataaatttattaaaatatgattagaagcaggaaaacatgatgaactttgacctgccACAGCTGCATCTTGGTGTTGTAGGTGGTTGTGATCCGATTGGGCAGCCGGCCGAGGTTCCTGTCGTTGATGGTGTATCTGTCGTGACGGAGAAATCATCAGCATCGCCAACAGAGGACTGTTTACGATTTTCCAATGcagttttgattaaataaatgatcTGAACATTAAATCATTTAGGTTCAATGTctcaggagaaaaaataaaaatacaaaatacaaaaaaagaagttggAAATACGGAAGAAAGCCTTGCCACAAAAtataatgcataaaaacattaaatattaaaatgaatcaataaatatacaacagcaacaaaatgatTACTACCTTAAAAATAGGTTTGTGGTggttctttaatttaaaaaaatgcagcaaagaaaaactaatcaaggtgtttttgtgctaaaatacatttaaaattagttttaataatcaaaaataaaaatgctctgCAAGATTTAgcaaatctgtttatttatcttaaccCTGCATGTGTAAAATCGTaactaaatgcaaaacaaattagtaaatttttatcaatattaaagatttattgacttaaaacaagctcctacatcttaaacatgttagttttgtcttatttcaagtgtacaaagatatttgcagtagaaactagacttggtaagattttgtgtttttgcagtaaaccAATTGAAACATATTATGTAAAAAGCCGAATATTTGCAAACTTATAATTTGTTTCCAGcataatttctgtttaaatgtccCTCACACAGTGACACAGAGTCACATTTAAGTGACATTACAGTGTGAAGCTTTATCAGAAGTAAATTAGTATGCTTTTTAGTGGCAACAATTACTGAATTTGTgaaatttgtaacaaaaaaatttggaaaataaccCCAGGAACTAGAAAACCTGACAGACgttttcaataaaaagcaaaatatatatatatatatatatatatatatatatatatatatatataatatttacgtatattttatgtgactgtgacttggattaattaatttagataatgttttgctgcaggtATTCTGTTGGACAATATTATGTTGGGCCCTTTAAGGTATCCTTAGTTGCCCTTGGTTTCTATGGTAACGATGGGTCTCTGTCCAAGCCGTTcggaaaaataaagacattagTAAGAAGTGCAACTGTAGCACGCCCTTCCTAGCATTGTCTTCACTTCCTTGCACAACTGCATCGACTCAACAGATTTAACAGGTGAagccagaagtttacatacacaggTCTCTTTTTCTGATGTTAAGTttgaccaaacttctcttgtttcaggtcagttaggattaaaaagtaaattatatttactgataaagagagaaagaatgtcagaaatttatttgttaatatCTTCAAATTTGAATACAAAACCATCAAATACTgaagaaactgagaaaacaataataaataactgTGACAGATTCTTTCTCTCATTGTTGTGGCGTTTAGCAAATACAGTAGAAGTTTGTTCTGATTTAACTAAAGGCAGTTAGCAATAAAcatggattattatttttttgttttggtgtatgtaaacagCAGTTTCAggtgtgaatatttaaaaaacagaaagcagatgcACAGAAGCTCCTTTAAAtttgatctggactttgacaagAACCAcctttgattaaaacaaaaactataattttattGACATcctgaagaaaatatttcacagcttACAGGAAGCTCCCTACGTTATCTCTCTCCTGATGAAACAGTCTTTACGGTCTGATAAGTTATCACAGCTTATTACACTACAAAAAGAGCTGGACGTCCGGTgactgcacatttttaaaatatttttatttttcatgaaagCCTCACTGAAAGCCTCACTAATTTGTCCCTTAAAGTAACAAATTAGTCTAAGTTTAGAGATTTTGGTTCTTTGGAGGATGAAACATgctaattgaataaaaatgggTAAGAATCTGAGTTTGTTGTTGCCCCGTCCCACTGACCTATTGACCAGGTAGTCCCAGTTCAACGTGGTCCAGTCCCAGGCCATGGTCCGACCCACTGGGTTGTACGACACATACCGCACCACAGTGAACAGATCCTGACTCTTCACCACGGTTTCATCTTTGGTGGCCTCCAGGAGCCTGTTGGATAgaagaaaagtttcattttcattattcTTCACAAggtttttacttcattttggaccaaaaatattcacattttgcatatttttatacatCTACCCGGGTCTtgactgcttctaaaaacaacccaagccCATAAGAACAAATTTTCCTGCCATTTTTGGCAGGAAAATGAGTCAAATTACCAGGCagtgcccgttacctagcaaccccagcaaagtccagtcggttacctagcaacccaagcagaactCCAGCTCCCTTAAAGAGGTTAGGATACGTCTCTCTACGGACGATACAAAACAGCTTCATTACATTTTTcgtacaaaataatttttagataatgagatttcagtctggtcAGTTCAGTCTATTTTGAGTTCCTTTCAGAACGAGATGTTTTtaggcgtcttgtcactttaaatttaaatgagctgctgctggccaccaCCCCCTTCACCCCCCGACTCCCCAAACCCTACTTTTGCACTggcacgtgaaaatggctgcaaacagatgtgcaattaaaCAACCgtacgtctttgaaaagcagaagtagagcttCCCATcagcaagaatgcagcaagtggtcaacaacaaaacacccgtcttttccagcagccattgcgTACAGTGTTAAAACCAgttgaccaaacatgctggcgctcagcttgggttgctaggtaactctCTGGGCTTCccaggggttgctaggtgagagGCAGTGCCTGGtgatttgtaacattttcctgACACCTAAAACCATAAACGTATTTATagaaaacagcagtttttttaagtgcttggtcTGCTTTTAggagcagtagaaacccaaatggaagtacaaaaacctgtaaaatgtgaaatgtacATAATATGTAATATGTACACAAACCCTGCCTTACTTACTGCACACATTCCTCTACCTTTGAGCCTCCTCAACATCTAGCCTTGTTTCTTACGAGTTGCTGTTTGTCCTGTTGCTTATTGAGGAGATCAAACCTTTACGCCATCTTGAAAATGAaggatatgtttttatttacttgtacAGAAGGTCTATGTCCTCCACCGATGCCAGTCCATACAGAAGCTTGTCCTTCTCCTGAGCCAGAGTCGAGTCTTTGTACCTCTGGAACATCTGGTTCCAGTGCTCCGGACTGCCCGACCTCTTCATGCCGTAGCGGTACACCAGCAGCCTCAGGTTCACCGGGACGCTGCTGCAGGTCCACAGGAGTGAAAATACCACTTTTAAACAACAGATGTGTTAGAAATTaagattaacattttaattaatggtcctgtttttctgcaggcaTGACTGGATTAATAAAGCTAACCTGAGAGGATCGTCGATCCACTTTTCAAAATTATCTGATGCTTCTTTCAGTGCGTCTGCATCTTCCATCTGACATGCAATGCTGAGGACAGTTTCCCTCAGCAACCTGCAACATTAAACAGACAGTAGAATATTATCAccattatgtaaaaataaaaataataaccacTTTGTATTACTATTGTACCTCTCCGTTTGTGTGCCCTCATCTGTCCACCCGAGTCGTGTCGCAATTGGTTTAACCAGTTCGCCAAACAGTGTCTGGAAAAATGAATAAcgtaaatttattttaaatacaaccaggaagcaaataaaataataaaattcataaattaCAGAAACAGGTTAAGACAAAGTCACTTTTGTTGCAACAAGTTGGAAAATGTGCGTTCACAGAAATGGATTCCCTTAAAAAGATAATTCGCCTTTTTCCAGTATTTATAATTTTGGCTGCTTGGCAAAAAGTTAGACAACAATgataggataaaaaaaacaattatgcaAAAACTTTGAAACTGCTCCAATATTTTAATAACGAAATAATATCATAATTATTGCacctggatttatttttgcaatattgtgtttgtatttgtttggcATACTTTATGGtttattgtttgctttatttttacaacaattTCTAGgattttacaactttttccatttaactctaaacatttttcttctttcagcaaTTCTTAGAAAAACATTGCCTTTGTCACactaatgaaaataatattcatagtttcctttttatttatttgatattaatttatttaatattgttatttatttattcatttgcagATGGGatacatttataatatttttttccccctgcctGTTAACTGAAAGCTACAGCTGACATGGAATGAACTTTAACTGAATAagaggtttgtggtttttaacaGAACATAACTTTTATGtaacaagataataaaaaacttaattgAGATCTACAGTCGTTTTCTCCAGAGGAATCTGACAAGATGTTTCCAAGTATCGACATTTGCATTCATCCAGACAAAtagatttctttaattttaaaatcgtcaaagcacaaaataataaaaacagcaaattagAAATGTAGTTTGACTCCAGATAAATATCTTTATGTTGTGAATTTCTTTTCTGCTCACCTGAAATTTGTCGTAGAGAGCTTCGTTGTTGGACAACATGTCCCGAACGTAGGCGATGGATGAAGCCACACGGCTCCAAACGATGTACTCCGACTCTTCCCTCAGGTACTTTGTGAGATTGAAGGCATTACCGTAATCGACAATATCAGccctaaaaacaaaaccaaatttacagtatttatctttattttgatCTGTAATGTTGACAGGGTTTCCTGTCTATTTTCCTACCTCGCCAGAGCAAAAACGTCATCGATGAAGCTCGTTCGGTCGGCTGCATCCAAGGTCTGGACAAGACATCAGAACATTTGAGCTCTGTGAGTGagtaaaactgtaaatgtgaaaacataaagaTCCGATCTATGGACAGAAATACCATGTGGTTGTCCTGGAGCTGCTGACTGATTACAGTCCACATGCTGTCTTCATGGTTGACTCTGTAGAACCCAATATGGTCGTTATTTATCTTCAGCAGTCCGTCTGCTGAGGGCGAATAGTCAATGACGGCATGTTCTGAAAGAGGAAACAATCATCGTGATTCATTTATGAGCATAAAGTTGtccaaaacagacatttatcCTATTTACTTGTTCTTTCAGTCTCGTTTAGTCTTAAATCTAGACGTGAattctacactgtaaaacatttgaaggtggtttagcttgaaaatgaaagtccacctgcttgGTTTTAATTCAGAacttaaagttcatgaagttgatttaacaacaagaggaAAGTTGCCTAAGCATTGATTTTTAAGtccattaatcttgaattgtgagttttaacttaatgctgcaatttaaaccaaataattatttcacaatatgcaagaaaaaactgCCCTCACCTCGttaaagagaaacatttctctattattttactcacaatatcaagttaaaatagctacttattttcttttagaataatttaaattcttgtttaaAATTTCATGAACAacatttctgatctgataaggaattttattaaatatcacaatgaattctgccCAAAAACATtaagtgtgaacaggacattaaaataaacatttgccttaacAAACCACTAGAGTCAGATCAATATAACGTACTTCCATCTCAGGATgcaaaaacatgccgctaagcattctgggaaataatTCTCActcccatttttttcttctttcagttgttttaagtGCTGACCTGAAAACTCCAGTTTATTCAACTGGAGTTGAGTAACACAACTTACTCCTGTAAGTTTATCgttcacaaactcacacatttaggttcaaaatctaaaactcactaAATTCCTTTGACTTAACGAGCAGaagatagtagacacaactaaacgcggttcaaatgttttacagtgtatgcTTCTTCACATAAACAGGCAACAGCAACACAGTCATTTCTGCAGGTGAACTCCTTTCAGAATTatctgttttagggcctcttgtcactttaaatccaaataaactctAATTctgctagggttgctaggtaacgggctgggctttgctgtggttgctaggtaacgggcagtgcctgGCGATTTGTTACATTCCAGAAGGTTTTCAAAAGGGCTCATCTTCCAGACACAGAAAGACAAACTTATTACCGAAAAATGCCTGGCTGGTTTTCTTAAATGCTtttagaaacccaaatggaaatacaaaaattggcaaaatataaattttactcAATATGTATCATTTGAAATGTACATGCTGTTTTTCAAGATGGTTTAATAACTTTTTCTtgacaattttcttttatgcaCGTGTTTAGAGAATCTgtttagattaatttaataagtaaaatgacaagtggattgtttttttttttgtgcctcaAAACACTTTAAGTTTGTCATTTTCAAGCTAAAAGGGAGAATTACCGGCAGTGCTCTTGTTAAACATCGTCTCCTCTATCTTGTTGCTTTTCATGGAGTACCATTTGACAGGAATGGTCCACTTGTATCTGAAACCCAGACAGAATCATGATAAATAATTATGATAGTTAGGGAATTGATTTATCAGTTTCTCTCTGAGGATCCTACTGGAAAGGTGAGGAAGGCTTGCTGGGGTCGGCCGAGGGGTCCAGGAGGAAACGCTTCTGGGTCAGTTTGGTGTTTGTCTCTGAGATGGTGACATCTACGACCGGATAGCCCATCTGCTTGGTCCAGGTGTCCATCACCTCTGCAACAGGTAAGTTGCTCACCTAAACACAGAGAGCAACATTTGTGTaagcttcaaaatgtttttacttttccttttgtgaaacattagcttaaaaagaacaaaagtaaaagtactgAAAGTTCTTCAGCACCAATTTAGGCCCACTCACTAGACAGAAGGTGATATTTTCCCTCAATATTTCTATTTCCTGCAGtgcatgtgtcaaactcaaggcttGGGGGCCAAATCCACGCCGCCATATATCTTTTAATGTGGCCCTCTATGTTCCAGTAGCCATTTTATATCAATCATTCCTGCCAGTTTTTTGCACTAATGCATAATTGtcagtttattgcaaatttttgagAGAAGGGGTCAAAAACATTGGTTTAAGTAAcactaactcccacctgcaggtggcagtgtttctTACTTTAATGACACTGCTGCCTCAATCTTACTTGGTATCAAGTTTTATCAATACTTCTGacaaccaaaaatgaaaatgagttcaaGTCCTCTACCCTACAGGATTGTGTCCAGCTTAACAGTGTTTTgtattaaatggaaaaaagttgACCTTTTCTTACATCTAAATGTGAAATTCTATAATTTTGTCTTGCTAGAATTTATAAATCTGCCTTCATTCTGtcataaaaaacacttttcaacaTACTTCAGCCAGAGAAGCCCAGAAGTTGGCTGTTTTGGCGTTCTTGAAGTAGAAGtcctttaaatatttctgcaggcAGAAGAAAGAAGAAGCAGACACCACTGTAAGATAAATCTGAattgtaaacttttatttagaTGTTCTTTGTGGTAGTCCACTCACCCTGCAGCCGTCTCTGAACGCATCCCTTCCCATCCAGTCCTCCAGCATGCGGAGAACAGAAGCTCCCTGCAAAAAAGGTTGACAGTCTAATTAGAAAACTGTTAGACTATTAAACCTCGAAGGTTTGCTGGAGAACAAAGACTaaggaacacagcaggcagGTAAGGAAGTTTAGAGGAAGTTTGAATCAAGGTTAGCTgatgtttttctatatttatgtgCTCAGAAACTGAAATGCTAAGTAATATATTGCAGCATTTTTGGTCAAAATCCACTCAGATATCACAGAGACTTCTGTAGTGTTGCCAACATGTCTGAcgaacaaataaaagaaaaagtacatgcaacataatgttttaaaaagtcactgAAGGTTTTTACCTTGCTGTAGGAGATGCCATCAAACACAGAGGTGATTTCCGCCGGGCTCGATACGTCGACAATGATTGGATGAGAGGAAACGAGGGCGTCGTCCACCATGACAGGAAGCACGTCACTGATGATCACGATGTCTCTCTGTGAAAGGAGACTTCGTCAGTCTGACGTCCTCAGAGTTTCACCGCCTCTGTGGAGAACTGAAGAACTCACCATGTCCCAGGTCGGCTCGGCCTCTTCAACGCCGATGTACTCGAAGAAACTGGCGAAGCCCTCGTTGAGCCAGAGGTCGTCCCACCAATCCATGGTGACGATGTTACCAAACCACTGAGAGAGAAAACCGACATGAGGATCTACACAAGGTGAgatggtaaaaacattttatgtcatCCACAAGCAGGTGGGGATTggtatagaaaataaataaaagtgtagtatgttttttacatatttgttaaaactgttgcccaaaacaaccaatcagagcgaggaggagggtcttagcgctgtcaatcaactcatGAAATCACTAACAAAtatgctaatggcggagaaacaactcaccgttacaggaaaacagtttatctgcCATTATCCGTGGCTATGCAAACTAGCCTGAGCTTTCAAAACATGCtatgctatgctagctgcagctagcatagaaGGATGGTgttaagacccgcctcctgggtctgattggttgtttctaaataGTACTGGGAGTAATGGGAGACGGCAGAGGGGctcaatttttttcacagattgtctcataaactgtcacgacagtttcaacaaacgtaaaaaaaaatattttttataaaagttgcatactttTATAGCTCCAGCCTGTGTCTGACCTCCTGGAACACAAGTTAATGCaaaattgtgaatttattgcaaatttcccgcaaaaatgtcaaaaatattggGTTTAAGTGATACTAACTTCCACCTGTAGGTGGCAGTACTGTTACGTTTATGACACTGCTGCCTTGATGTCAAGCTATCGTCCCTGATTGATATACCAAGGAACAAAACTCCACATTTACCATCATGTACAAGCACGATTATGTCAAAATTCCTTGCAAAAAAGGATCCTAAGCATTAGCACAAAATCTGGAAtattgattgcaaaaaaaaaatcacaaaaactgcaaaatccTGTGAAGACTGGTTGATGTGAAAAGATTACGTCAATGTTATTTAattctaatttaattaatttaatgtttttaattttgcatgtatactttagacattttttgttttttattatttttgctaattttattaCTGAAGTTaataaatgcattcattttacaagggtatttttgtaataaatcttaaataaaaataagatttttacgTAGCTCGAGTTTACAAATACAATTACTTAAGTTGTAGTTCATTCCCAGGTATGAAACAtcagaggaagctggagtacccagagagaatccaCACATTCACAGGGAAACTCCATGAAAAAGACCCTAAGATCCAAGATCTTTTTGCTGCTAACACTACATTTTAGTTAGTTCGTTCATTAGTTCGTtcgttccatccatccatccaagttgattttcctaaaattatccttggaaaacttttgttttcatactTTTCTATGTTGTGctgagaaaaacacttttttttcacgTTAAAAATGTGCTTTGCCATGAGTTTGTCTGCTCATTGCTGATCTTTGCACTCTGAAGGTTTAAAGGTTCACTGCACAGTTTATGTGAGTCAACTTTACTACGATTCATAAATAACCAGGAACAATCTGGTTCAGTtcataaaactttaaagatCATCAGCAGACCTCTTATCTTCTTCACCTGGAGAATAAATCATCTCACTTTGTGCATTGtaataaaaatttcaaataaaaccagttttaatGATTTACAGGCAGTGCAATATTTCCGTTTAGAAATGAAAGGAGCCGCAGTGATAGAGTAACTTCTCCTTATCAACAGAGCTAAAGCTTTtataaaagctgaaatattatGTATCACAATAGATGATAACATTTTATATTCgctctttgttgtttctgctggaCCTCAGTGCTACAGTTGACCATGATATATTGTTTGAGTGACTGGACTCTTTGGACCAGGACTCAATTAGTTCAAATCTCAACTAGAAAACatggatttctttgtttaaatatgCAACTTCTCATAAGAGTGAACAGAAATCAAATGTGGGTGAGTTTCGGTGAAGAGGTGGTGAGGAACATGCTGAGGACCCAGGTTGGAATGAAGAAGTGATGATTTAATGAGCCCAAAAAGCACAATAAgccaggcagcacagatgagcaGAAGGCTAATGGTCAcaactggtagcaactggaaaTACAGACAGCTGAAGACTGACAAGACGACCTGACACAACCAGACGGCTTGACCAGACAGATAAGACAAAAACCcgacaaggaacacaggtgggtttaaatacacagggagccGATCAGGGGAAACAAGAAACAGGTGTAACTAATCAAGGGGTAGACGGGAAAACACAGAGACTCCACAGAACACAgaaatctaaataaacacacagaaacaaccaTATCCTTACAGTGGGGTACCACAAGGTTCAATCCTGGGACTCCTCTTATTTAATATCTATATGCCCCCGTTTGTAaaggttttaacaaaaaaaagattagctAGCTacgcagatgatacacagctctacattatgatgtcaccaggtgactctgaacccacccaatcactgaacagatatttagaacagataaatgtctggatgtgccaaaactttcttcagctgaacataaacaaaactaaagttattatctttggacctagagaggaacgatctagagtgaaagcacagcttcagttatcaCAACTAGAAACTAAAGATCAGGCCAGAAATTTAGATGTAGTGATGGATTCTGACCCgtaaccttcagagtcacataaagacattAAAGACAACCCTTGAAACATTCAAGGATTGTCTCccccagatctagagaaactggGGGAGGCTGGAGAAACTGagccaaaaaaatctgatctgaaccttcagagtcacataaagacaattataAAGTCAGCCTTCTACCACCTGAAGTTCATTTCCAGTATTAAAGAACTAATGATTGAACAAGAACTAGAAAAActatctttagttgcattgtTAACTGCAACAGCAAGAtttcagacagctgcagctgatccagaacgctgctgcttgcattctgactaaaaccaggaagatagagcacatcacccagttttaaagtccctacactggctccctgtagctcagagaatagactttaagatacttctgttagtttataaatcactgaacggcttagcaccacaaaacattaaatatctgctggtgttgtatcaaccttccagacctctcaggtcttcatggaaaagcagcattcagcttctatgcaccacaaatctggaacaaactttaaatcagtgcctttaaatcaagg
Proteins encoded:
- the enpep gene encoding glutamyl aminopeptidase; translation: MPHSLSMDLERKEKRYCIQGKHAAIICAAVVVCSLAVGLGVGLTRPSTSTPESTPAPTGAPTGAPTGAPTEPPPDRGPCLASSDSSGDWKNFRLPDYVKPIHYDLHLEPNLVDDTYTGTVDIQVEVSRPTRHLWLHIRETFVSAKPRLKVQDSHGVQREVEVSHCFEYKAEQYVVLEAAEELSATDTGEVYVLSLDFQGWLNGSVVGFYSVVYTEEGKTKKIAATDHEPTDARKSFPCFDEPNKKATYKISITHDKNYGALSNMPPEGSPEELPGNKLKTTFQKSIPMSTYLVCFAVHQFGYVERTSASNIPLRIYAQPSQLKTAEYAANVTKVIFDHFEEYFNMSYSISKLDKIAIPDFGTGAMENWGLITYRETNLLYDEEESSSSNKQRVASVIAHELVHQWFGNIVTMDWWDDLWLNEGFASFFEYIGVEEAEPTWDMRDIVIISDVLPVMVDDALVSSHPIIVDVSSPAEITSVFDGISYSKGASVLRMLEDWMGRDAFRDGCRKYLKDFYFKNAKTANFWASLAEVSNLPVAEVMDTWTKQMGYPVVDVTISETNTKLTQKRFLLDPSADPSKPSSPFQYKWTIPVKWYSMKSNKIEETMFNKSTAEHAVIDYSPSADGLLKINNDHIGFYRVNHEDSMWTVISQQLQDNHMTLDAADRTSFIDDVFALARADIVDYGNAFNLTKYLREESEYIVWSRVASSIAYVRDMLSNNEALYDKFQTLFGELVKPIATRLGWTDEGTQTERLLRETVLSIACQMEDADALKEASDNFEKWIDDPLSSVPVNLRLLVYRYGMKRSGSPEHWNQMFQRYKDSTLAQEKDKLLYGLASVEDIDLLYKLLEATKDETVVKSQDLFTVVRYVSYNPVGRTMAWDWTTLNWDYLVNRYTINDRNLGRLPNRITTTYNTKMQLWQMENFFNLTKDAGAGEMPRKQALETVRNNIEWIQKNEAEIKAWLESNVP